The Gossypium hirsutum isolate 1008001.06 chromosome D03, Gossypium_hirsutum_v2.1, whole genome shotgun sequence genomic interval TACTTTCCAATTCTTTCCCTTAATAGGCAACATGCTAGAACTCAACCTAAGTTGAAAGCTAAAAGTATGGCACTATATTTCCAGCAATTACTAAATATTGCTATCATCTGGACTGGTTCAAAACAAATTAGAACCAACGATAAGCTCACCTGATAGTTGCCCATTGACAAAAACATGCAAAGCATGGCCAGCTGATAAGATGGTAAGAATGGGAGATTTTCCATTCCTGAAGAATTCTTCGTTGGGGTCAATCTCAATGCTGGGGATGGAAACAGTACATATAGAGCATTAGAAATTCAAATGCAAGTAATGGAAACAAGTCCAATGAATAGAAGAACTACTGGTTTGCAATAAATGAGTCGAATAAAGAATGGGATTGAGAATTGCAAAGAGATATTACTATTCACTACTTACTCTGTTGTGTACCACAAATAATCAGTCGAATCTCGGGTTGTATTTATCTGCTCCAACAGCCCAACCATTGTGAACGAACTGTCAGCATCAGAAGCTGTCTCTTCATTATATGCCTGCCAAGAGAATCCCCCATGCAGCGGAACAGGGACCATTTTCTTCCGTGCAATTTGGGCACCAACCTGTTATAAAAAGTTTCTTATAATGTTGAAGTTACACTTATTTCGTACAGtcaacagaaaaaagaaaaatcttaGGTTGGTTGCTCTGGAATTAATTCTATGTAAAAGCTGCAATGTGGAAACCATCTAAATAATAGCATGCTGCAAGATGCTAGCCAGAAATCAACCTAGCCACATAGTACTGCTGAAAACAGGAATAAAACTAGTTTCAAGTAAATCAAATCTTGCTTCTTACCCTTGCAGTGTTATACACAGTATTCTTGCAGTCAGGAAGAATGCTGATAGACCAAGGTGGCAGGTTGTAGTGCATGTCCCTAAAGGCAACTTTTGCAAATGATTTAGGGTCATAATTTGCAAGGAAAGCAGCACAACCTCCGGATTTATAGTTGAATACATGAGCCTGTATGTTTAGAATGGAATTTAAGTGTAAGTTTTGCAAACAAAACAATCCAAAGTAGGATCGAGGTTCATAAATATAAGTCATAGTAACCTCCTGATGGACTCCAAGTTGCATCACTGTGGGATCTCCAGATACTAATGCTGATTCACAGAGCTTTATCGCTCGATGCAAATCTTTCAAATGGCCCCACTTGGGTTGCCTCAATAGTCCTGCATGACAAGAACCAATTCTCCTTCAAAACAACCACAAGGACCTAATCCCTAAAAATACTTTCACTAAATATGAATGCTAAAAGGACCATTGATACTTTGTGCATACCGTATTCATCAAGAGGAGCATCATAATCATAGCTGGTAGCAATGAAAGGACCCCCAGCAGTTCGGCCAAAATTTGTTCCTCCATGATACTTACAGCACAAAAGACAAGTGTATGAGACTCACTCATCCAGTGATTTAAGTTGCTAAATTGAACAAAACATTAAAAAGAGactttaattaccatataataaTTAATGAACGATCCTCCTTTCTGTATAAACCTTGCAACTGAAAATGCCATGTCTTCAGCGGGTCTATAAGGAACTGCCCCTCCAAACTCAGTAAACCTaaacagtaaaaaaataaaagttaaaaagaacCGTCAGCAAGGAGACACCCTTATCATCTAGTTAACCTGTAGTCCTTCCAAGCAAAGGAGaacagcaaaaagaaaaaaatctggtgtagacaaaaataggcttacCAGCCTGTCCAGGCTTCAGTCCACATCTTTGGTTTGTAGGCCTTGTTAGGCGAAAAGTAGTCGCAGTAGAAACCATTGCAGGTGTTAATCTGTtggaagaaaaaataataataaattgaaagCTCAAAATGAATTCAAAAGAACACCTCATTGTGCACAGAAACACGTGATAAGATTAGATTATTCCAGTAACcaaaaagttcaacaaaaacttAGAAACACCACTGCTTTGACATTTCCAAGCATTAAAAACGCATGTCACCGACACCACTAACCATGTAAGTCCAAATAGGCACAACACTAAATGATGAAAGGAACATGGTCATCCAGTCCAACAAGAATAAAATATACACTCTTAACATATAATACTAGGAAAGAGCAAATCTGAGCCATGTGCAATGATGAATAATATATCATTAGACAACACACTGCTCAGCTCACTAGAAACCACACTAAGGAAGATCAAACATAATATGACTGGCCATTAAGATTGGATATGGAACATGACAAGATAAAGGTTAAAAGATAAATAGGCGTAATATACTCACAATAGGATCGGGTGCATCATCTTGCTTGCACATGACCCATGGGACACCAGTGCCTAGTCTCACAGCCATTTTGGCTGCCCAGTCGGTGTAAGCTTTACCAGGTTCTCCGATTTCATATTCCACCGGCCCGTATTCATTTTCAATCTGTCAGAAGTAGAAATTATAACTAAACACAAACAGATGGCTAATATCCATATCTTAAAccaagaaaacttagaaaaaagtGCCAGATCCAGAAATTAACTATAACTACATAATGTACCCATTGGCCTACCTGAGA includes:
- the LOC121215357 gene encoding beta-galactosidase 1 isoform X3 → MDSNSKFPVMWNYWLVVLLASWVCSVSSTVSYDSKAITINGQRRILISGSIHYPRSSPEMWPDLIQKAKEGGLDVIQTYVFWNGHEPAPGKYYFEGNYDLVKFIKLVKQAGLYVHLRIGPYVCAEWNFGGFPVWLKYIPGINFRTNNGPFKAQMRRFTKMIVNMMKAERLFESQGGPIILSQIENEYGPVEYEIGEPGKAYTDWAAKMAVRLGTGVPWVMCKQDDAPDPIINTCNGFYCDYFSPNKAYKPKMWTEAWTGWFTEFGGAVPYRPAEDMAFSVARFIQKGGSFINYYMYHGGTNFGRTAGGPFIATSYDYDAPLDEYGLLRQPKWGHLKDLHRAIKLCESALVSGDPTVMQLGVHQEAHVFNYKSGGCAAFLANYDPKSFAKVAFRDMHYNLPPWSISILPDCKNTVYNTARVGAQIARKKMVPVPLHGGFSWQAYNEETASDADSSFTMVGLLEQINTTRDSTDYLWYTTDIEIDPNEEFFRNGKSPILTILSAGHALHVFVNGQLSGSSYGSLEFPKLTFSQGVNMRAGINKIALLSIAVGLPNVGPHFETWNAGVLGPVTLNGLNEGRRDLSWQKWSYKIGLKGEALNLHSLSGSSSVEWAEGSLVAQRQPLT